A window from Cryptomeria japonica chromosome 1, Sugi_1.0, whole genome shotgun sequence encodes these proteins:
- the LOC131875331 gene encoding uncharacterized protein LOC131875331 isoform X2, which produces MFYKLLYVFSYLLIFLNYTIFSILQFVKPLVVFLRVADGDKPAMGYIYEGMDRAKEAIKFVYGADESKYGPIWEIIDRRWHHQLHRPIHAAAYYLNPAFRFIPSFKADAEVLNGLYAIMEKMGPAGTSQIDLFRELQMFSDAQGETFSRPVAKHARTTMMPETPNVQKLAIRILSQPCSASGCERNWSMFEHIHSKRRNRLSVEKMNDLVFVHYNLRLRMRKNATVDMSPIILDEVDLEAEWANENQTAPGTPTAVFSDDDIDWIDQVDIEAEAVAMVEEEQRTRAETGNIETRSDTAVPNVGEHDTVVPDVGEHGMVSRGATMAAESSRTYFKRLRRGPGREGARPSQP; this is translated from the exons atgttttataagttattatatgtattctcttatttgctcatttttctaaattacacaatattttcaattttgcagtttgttaagcccttggtggttttcttgcgagttgcggatggagataagcccgcaatgggctatatatatgagggcatggatagggcgaaggaggccatcaaattcgtctatggagcagatgagagcaagtatggtcccatttgggagatcattgataggagatggcatcatcagctacataggcccatccatgcggcagcctattatttgaatccggcattccgttttatcccttctttcaaggctgatgcggaggtccttaatgggctatatgcaatcatggagaagatgggacctgccggtacttctcagatagacctttttcgagagctacagatgttctcagatgcacaaggggagaccttctctcgtcctgtcgccaaaCACGCTagaacaactatgatgccag agacaccaaatgttcagaagttggccattcgtatcttgagccaaccatgcagcgcatcaggttgtgagcgcaattggagtatgtttgagcacatacactccaagaggcgcaatagattatctgtggagaagatgaatgatctcgtctttgttcactacaacctccgcctgagaatgagaaagaatgcaacagttgacatgtctcctatcattctagatgaggttgatcttgaagcagagtgggccaatgagaatcagacagctcctgggactcctacagctgtatttagtgacgatgacattgattggatcgaccaggtagatatagaggctgaggctgtagccatggtagaggaggagcagagaacacgagcagagacaggaaataTTGAGACTCGGAGTGACACAGCTGTTCCTaatgttggtgagcatgacacagtcgttcctgatgttggtgagcatggcatggtgtcacggggagcaactatggctgctgaatcatccaggacctactttaaacgccttcgcagggggccagggcgagagggtgcacggccatctcagccatag
- the LOC131875331 gene encoding uncharacterized protein LOC131875331 isoform X1: MFYKLLYVFSYLLIFLNYTIFSILQFVKPLVVFLRVADGDKPAMGYIYEGMDRAKEAIKFVYGADESKYGPIWEIIDRRWHHQLHRPIHAAAYYLNPAFRFIPSFKADAEVLNGLYAIMEKMGPAGTSQIDLFRELQMFSDAQGETFSRPVAKHARTTMMPDHWWNFFGPETPNVQKLAIRILSQPCSASGCERNWSMFEHIHSKRRNRLSVEKMNDLVFVHYNLRLRMRKNATVDMSPIILDEVDLEAEWANENQTAPGTPTAVFSDDDIDWIDQVDIEAEAVAMVEEEQRTRAETGNIETRSDTAVPNVGEHDTVVPDVGEHGMVSRGATMAAESSRTYFKRLRRGPGREGARPSQP; encoded by the exons atgttttataagttattatatgtattctcttatttgctcatttttctaaattacacaatattttcaattttgcagtttgttaagcccttggtggttttcttgcgagttgcggatggagataagcccgcaatgggctatatatatgagggcatggatagggcgaaggaggccatcaaattcgtctatggagcagatgagagcaagtatggtcccatttgggagatcattgataggagatggcatcatcagctacataggcccatccatgcggcagcctattatttgaatccggcattccgttttatcccttctttcaaggctgatgcggaggtccttaatgggctatatgcaatcatggagaagatgggacctgccggtacttctcagatagacctttttcgagagctacagatgttctcagatgcacaaggggagaccttctctcgtcctgtcgccaaaCACGCTagaacaactatgatgccag atcattggtggaacttttttggcccagagacaccaaatgttcagaagttggccattcgtatcttgagccaaccatgcagcgcatcaggttgtgagcgcaattggagtatgtttgagcacatacactccaagaggcgcaatagattatctgtggagaagatgaatgatctcgtctttgttcactacaacctccgcctgagaatgagaaagaatgcaacagttgacatgtctcctatcattctagatgaggttgatcttgaagcagagtgggccaatgagaatcagacagctcctgggactcctacagctgtatttagtgacgatgacattgattggatcgaccaggtagatatagaggctgaggctgtagccatggtagaggaggagcagagaacacgagcagagacaggaaataTTGAGACTCGGAGTGACACAGCTGTTCCTaatgttggtgagcatgacacagtcgttcctgatgttggtgagcatggcatggtgtcacggggagcaactatggctgctgaatcatccaggacctactttaaacgccttcgcagggggccagggcgagagggtgcacggccatctcagccatag